In the genome of Gadus morhua chromosome 12, gadMor3.0, whole genome shotgun sequence, one region contains:
- the LOC115555760 gene encoding high choriolytic enzyme 1-like isoform X5 gives MKTCLSLLLLLLGLCQAQPLVGEESMADDMDISTRILISNNGSSEILLEGDLLLPTTRNAMKCFRNNCLWKKSSNGLVTIPYTVSSAYTSAETSRIVNALQSFHQSTCIRFVPRRNQYDHISIQSRGGCYSSLGRTGGMQVLSLRRSGCMYYGIMQHEVNHALGFNHEQTRSDRDQYVKINWKNINPSNAYNFERQNTNNLNTPYDYTSIMHYGRTAFSINGRDSITPIPNSSVQIGQRKGMTRNDFLRINRLYRC, from the exons ATGAAGACCTGTCTgagcctcctcctgctcttgctAGGCCTCTGCCAAGCCCAACCTCTGGTGGGAGAAGAAAGTATGGCTGAT GACATGGATATCAGCACCAGGATTCTGATCTCAAACAACGGCTCCAGTGAGATTCTGCTGGAGGGAGACTTGCTTCTCCCAACAACCAGAAACGCCATGAAGTGTTTTAGAAACAACTGCCTGTGGAAAAAATCCTCTAATGGCCTTGTGACCATTCCCTACACAGTGAGCAGCGCCTACACCTCTGCGGAGACGTCAAGAATTGTGAACGCATTGCAGTCCTTCCACCAGAGCACCTGCATCCGCTTCGTTCCCCGCCGGAACCAGTACGACCACATCAGCATTCAGAGCAGAGGTGGATGCTACTCCTCTCTGGGCAGGACAGGAGGCATGCAGGTACTCTCTCTCAGGAGATCGGGGTGCATGTACTACGGCATCATGCAGCATGAGGTGAACCACGCTCTGGGCTTCAACCACGAGCAGACCAGGAGTGACCGTGACCAGTATGTCAAGATAAACTGGAAGAACATTAATCCAAGCAATGCCTACAACTTCGAGAGGCAGAACACCAACAACCTGAACACCCCCTACGATTACACCTCCATCATGCACTATGGCAGAACAGCCTTCTCCATAAATGGACGAGACAGCATCACTCCTATTCCAAACTCCAGTGTTCAGATCGGCCAGAGAAAGGGAATGACCCGGAATGACTTCCTAAGAATCAACCGACTCTATCGTTGCTAA
- the LOC115555760 gene encoding high choriolytic enzyme 1-like isoform X4, which produces MKTCLSLLLLLLGLCQAQPLVGEEKDNEDMDISTRILISNNGSSEILLEGDLLLPTTRNAMKCFRNNCLWKKSSNGLVTIPYTVSSAYTSAETSRIVNALQSFHQSTCIRFVPRRNQYDHISIQSRGGCYSSLGRTGGMQVLSLRRSGCMYYGIMQHEVNHALGFNHEQTRSDRDQYVKINWKNINPSNAYNFERQNTNNLNTPYDYTSIMHYGRTAFSINGRDSITPIPNSSVQIGQRKGMTRNDFLRINRLYRC; this is translated from the exons ATGAAGACCTGTCTgagcctcctcctgctcttgctAGGCCTCTGCCAAGCCCAACCTCTGGTGGGAGAAGAAA AAGACAATGAGGACATGGATATCAGCACCAGGATTCTGATCTCAAACAACGGCTCCAGTGAGATTCTGCTGGAGGGAGACTTGCTTCTCCCAACAACCAGAAACGCCATGAAGTGTTTTAGAAACAACTGCCTGTGGAAAAAATCCTCTAATGGCCTTGTGACCATTCCCTACACAGTGAGCAGCGCCTACACCTCTGCGGAGACGTCAAGAATTGTGAACGCATTGCAGTCCTTCCACCAGAGCACCTGCATCCGCTTCGTTCCCCGCCGGAACCAGTACGACCACATCAGCATTCAGAGCAGAGGTGGATGCTACTCCTCTCTGGGCAGGACAGGAGGCATGCAGGTACTCTCTCTCAGGAGATCGGGGTGCATGTACTACGGCATCATGCAGCATGAGGTGAACCACGCTCTGGGCTTCAACCACGAGCAGACCAGGAGTGACCGTGACCAGTATGTCAAGATAAACTGGAAGAACATTAATCCAAGCAATGCCTACAACTTCGAGAGGCAGAACACCAACAACCTGAACACCCCCTACGATTACACCTCCATCATGCACTATGGCAGAACAGCCTTCTCCATAAATGGACGAGACAGCATCACTCCTATTCCAAACTCCAGTGTTCAGATCGGCCAGAGAAAGGGAATGACCCGGAATGACTTCCTAAGAATCAACCGACTCTATCGTTGCTAA
- the LOC115555760 gene encoding high choriolytic enzyme 1-like isoform X3: MKTCLSLLLLLLGLCQAQPLVGEENDILEDNEDMDISTRILISNNGSSEILLEGDLLLPTTRNAMKCFRNNCLWKKSSNGLVTIPYTVSSAYTSAETSRIVNALQSFHQSTCIRFVPRRNQYDHISIQSRGGCYSSLGRTGGMQVLSLRRSGCMYYGIMQHEVNHALGFNHEQTRSDRDQYVKINWKNINPSNAYNFERQNTNNLNTPYDYTSIMHYGRTAFSINGRDSITPIPNSSVQIGQRKGMTRNDFLRINRLYRC; the protein is encoded by the exons ATGAAGACCTGTCTgagcctcctcctgctcttgctAGGCCTCTGCCAAGCCCAACCTCTGGTGGGAGAAGAAA ATGATATCCTAGAAGACAATGAGGACATGGATATCAGCACCAGGATTCTGATCTCAAACAACGGCTCCAGTGAGATTCTGCTGGAGGGAGACTTGCTTCTCCCAACAACCAGAAACGCCATGAAGTGTTTTAGAAACAACTGCCTGTGGAAAAAATCCTCTAATGGCCTTGTGACCATTCCCTACACAGTGAGCAGCGCCTACACCTCTGCGGAGACGTCAAGAATTGTGAACGCATTGCAGTCCTTCCACCAGAGCACCTGCATCCGCTTCGTTCCCCGCCGGAACCAGTACGACCACATCAGCATTCAGAGCAGAGGTGGATGCTACTCCTCTCTGGGCAGGACAGGAGGCATGCAGGTACTCTCTCTCAGGAGATCGGGGTGCATGTACTACGGCATCATGCAGCATGAGGTGAACCACGCTCTGGGCTTCAACCACGAGCAGACCAGGAGTGACCGTGACCAGTATGTCAAGATAAACTGGAAGAACATTAATCCAAGCAATGCCTACAACTTCGAGAGGCAGAACACCAACAACCTGAACACCCCCTACGATTACACCTCCATCATGCACTATGGCAGAACAGCCTTCTCCATAAATGGACGAGACAGCATCACTCCTATTCCAAACTCCAGTGTTCAGATCGGCCAGAGAAAGGGAATGACCCGGAATGACTTCCTAAGAATCAACCGACTCTATCGTTGCTAA
- the LOC115555760 gene encoding high choriolytic enzyme 1-like isoform X2, whose protein sequence is MKTCLSLLLLLLGLYLSQAQPLVREESVDDILEDNEDMDISTRILISNNGSSEILLEGDLLLPTTRNAMKCFRNNCLWKKSSNGLVTIPYTVSSAYTSAETSRIVNALQSFHQSTCIRFVPRRNQYDHISIQSRGGCYSSLGRTGGMQVLSLRRSGCMYYGIMQHEVNHALGFNHEQTRSDRDQYVKINWKNINPSNAYNFERQNTNNLNTPYDYTSIMHYGRTAFSINGRDSITPIPNSSVQIGQRKGMTRNDFLRINRLYRC, encoded by the exons ATGAAGACCTGTCTgagcctcctcctgctcttgctAGGCCTCT ACCTCTCTCAGGCTCAACCTCTGGTGAGGGAAGAAAGTGTAGATGATATCCTAGAAGACAATGAGGACATGGATATCAGCACCAGGATTCTGATCTCAAACAACGGCTCCAGTGAGATTCTGCTGGAGGGAGACTTGCTTCTCCCAACAACCAGAAACGCCATGAAGTGTTTTAGAAACAACTGCCTGTGGAAAAAATCCTCTAATGGCCTTGTGACCATTCCCTACACAGTGAGCAGCGCCTACACCTCTGCGGAGACGTCAAGAATTGTGAACGCATTGCAGTCCTTCCACCAGAGCACCTGCATCCGCTTCGTTCCCCGCCGGAACCAGTACGACCACATCAGCATTCAGAGCAGAGGTGGATGCTACTCCTCTCTGGGCAGGACAGGAGGCATGCAGGTACTCTCTCTCAGGAGATCGGGGTGCATGTACTACGGCATCATGCAGCATGAGGTGAACCACGCTCTGGGCTTCAACCACGAGCAGACCAGGAGTGACCGTGACCAGTATGTCAAGATAAACTGGAAGAACATTAATCCAAGCAATGCCTACAACTTCGAGAGGCAGAACACCAACAACCTGAACACCCCCTACGATTACACCTCCATCATGCACTATGGCAGAACAGCCTTCTCCATAAATGGACGAGACAGCATCACTCCTATTCCAAACTCCAGTGTTCAGATCGGCCAGAGAAAGGGAATGACCCGGAATGACTTCCTAAGAATCAACCGACTCTATCGTTGCTAA
- the LOC115555760 gene encoding high choriolytic enzyme 1-like isoform X1, with protein sequence MKTCLSLLLLLLGLCQAQPLVGEESMADVLEDHEDMDISTELSQAQPLVREESVDDILEDNEDMDISTRILISNNGSSEILLEGDLLLPTTRNAMKCFRNNCLWKKSSNGLVTIPYTVSSAYTSAETSRIVNALQSFHQSTCIRFVPRRNQYDHISIQSRGGCYSSLGRTGGMQVLSLRRSGCMYYGIMQHEVNHALGFNHEQTRSDRDQYVKINWKNINPSNAYNFERQNTNNLNTPYDYTSIMHYGRTAFSINGRDSITPIPNSSVQIGQRKGMTRNDFLRINRLYRC encoded by the exons ATGAAGACCTGTCTgagcctcctcctgctcttgctAGGCCTCTGCCAAGCCCAACCTCTGGTGGGAGAAGAAAGTATGGCTGATGTCCTAGAAGACCATGAGGACATGGATATAAGCACAGAG CTCTCTCAGGCTCAACCTCTGGTGAGGGAAGAAAGTGTAGATGATATCCTAGAAGACAATGAGGACATGGATATCAGCACCAGGATTCTGATCTCAAACAACGGCTCCAGTGAGATTCTGCTGGAGGGAGACTTGCTTCTCCCAACAACCAGAAACGCCATGAAGTGTTTTAGAAACAACTGCCTGTGGAAAAAATCCTCTAATGGCCTTGTGACCATTCCCTACACAGTGAGCAGCGCCTACACCTCTGCGGAGACGTCAAGAATTGTGAACGCATTGCAGTCCTTCCACCAGAGCACCTGCATCCGCTTCGTTCCCCGCCGGAACCAGTACGACCACATCAGCATTCAGAGCAGAGGTGGATGCTACTCCTCTCTGGGCAGGACAGGAGGCATGCAGGTACTCTCTCTCAGGAGATCGGGGTGCATGTACTACGGCATCATGCAGCATGAGGTGAACCACGCTCTGGGCTTCAACCACGAGCAGACCAGGAGTGACCGTGACCAGTATGTCAAGATAAACTGGAAGAACATTAATCCAAGCAATGCCTACAACTTCGAGAGGCAGAACACCAACAACCTGAACACCCCCTACGATTACACCTCCATCATGCACTATGGCAGAACAGCCTTCTCCATAAATGGACGAGACAGCATCACTCCTATTCCAAACTCCAGTGTTCAGATCGGCCAGAGAAAGGGAATGACCCGGAATGACTTCCTAAGAATCAACCGACTCTATCGTTGCTAA